CAGACAAACTAATTATGCAAATGTGGTGCAAAGACCAGGATGATAACTGCCTATCAGCGAACAAAAAACAGGCTATTCGGGCTGTTTGCGGTGCATTTTTATGTAGTGAGACACTTTATCGACGGTTTCCAGCCAAAAGCCATTTTTTGGCTCTTTTAGATAATGAATTAATTGTGACAGTACCTCAGCATCGACACTGTAAAGACCATTTTCGCCCACATCGTGACCCGCCAGGATGATCCATTTGTTGTCTTCACGAAGCGCTTCTATCATCGTTTTTAACTCCTCAAAGCGCATACCATCCATACGTATTCCGGTCAGCTGAGCAAAATCAAGGTAGGTCGGGTTATTCGCCGTTTCATCGAGCCAGGTGCGCCCGGAGCTGAAATGTTTGGCTATTAAAGGCACATAGCTTTTCACCTGAGTGCCGCGACCCACAAAGGTATTGCCGCAGGGATAGGCAAAACTTTGCGCAGTCACACCCAACTGGGTTTTCAAAAACCGGCTGGTTTTAAGAATGTCCTGTTCCAGCCAGTCTAGGTCAACCTGCTCCAGTCCTTTGCCCTGCGCTCTCAGCCAGGCGAAGTTGCCTGTACACAGATGAGACTGAGTATGATTGCCCAGTTCATGTCCCGCTGCCACCACTTTGCGCCAGTCGTTTAGTCGCTCGCGTACAGGATCTGGCATCACATAGAAAGTGCCCCTGACACCGTGTTTATTCAAAATAGGCACTGCCACATCCAGCTGACTGACTCGGGCATCATCAAACGTCAGACTCACCGCATTGCGAGCCCCATAAGGGTAATAGAAAGCATCGCCCGCCCGTTTGTCCAGGTCACTTTGCGTATCAGCCTGAACCAAAGGAAGGGCCACAGTGCAGCTTAGCAGGGTAAGCAGTGTGATGATTTTTGTCATGGATTGCTCCGGGAAAAGGTGTATGAAGGTCTGATTCAGGTGCTCAGTGTGACCAAGCCTAGAGAATGACGCCACTTAAGGTTTTCTGAACAAAGCTTATGACGGGCTTAGCACTTTGAGTTTAATTAAGAAAAAACCGGGCCGGGCGGCCCGGTCAGAGATCGATAAATGCCGGATTATCCGCCAAAGAACCCTTTCAGTTTGTCTTTTAGCTTATCTTTAACGGCATCTTTGGCTTTGTCTTTCGCCGCGCCACTCAGGTCCAGCTTAGTTTCCACCTTGTGGAACGGACCCTTAATTCTGACCGGCACTTTAAAGCCGGTGCTGTCATCCTGGCTTTGCTGACCTTCTATGGTGTCTACGATCCCGGTCACAACCCGGTAATTCACATAAGTTTTGGGTAGGTCGACTTCTCCTTCTCCGGTAATACGGATCAACGGACTTGCCAAATTCAGGTCACGGTTACGGCCAACGCCATTAAGAAACTGAAAGCTGCCAGTCAGTGCAGAGAAGTCCGTTTTCTGGTTTGGGTCAAAGTCGGCATTCAGCCCTTCAGAGACAGAAGAAAAGTCGCCTTTAAGCATCTCTTTGCCTTTGCGCACCATTTCGGCCAGGTTGGCGCCTTTGACACCGCCATCTTTAAACTCAAACGCCAACTCCCCGGCCAGCGCCGAGACAAACTGTTTCTGACTGACGCCTCGGGTTTCCAGATCCCAGTTCAGACTGCCTTTGCCCAGCACCTTATCGAAACCAATGGCATCAGTCAGCAGCGGCTCGGCATTGATGCTGTTGAGTGCAAAATTGGTGGTAATTTGATACGGCTTAGCCGCGGCGTTGACATGCACGACCCCTTTGCCACTGCCCTCATAGGCCGCAAATTTGTCCATCGACAGCTTAGCCTTGCCTTTGTTCAGCGCCACAGAAAACTGGTTCTCGCCCAATTTAATCTCTCTGGCGCGCAGGCCACTGGAGCGGATCACAACGTTGGCGTCGAGCATATTGAGCGCCGATAAGTCAATTTCGCTGTCATCCCAGACGATCGGCTGCGGCTCACCCGGTGCACTCTCTGGCTGCTCCGGTGCCTCCACAGGCTCTGGCAAATAAGGGTTAAGGTCCAGCATACCCAGGTCCACATTGGCATCGACGTGCAAGCGTTCACCCAGTTTAATCTCACTACGGCCCTGGATATCGAGCTTATCCAGTTTGGCCGTTAATGACTGTAATGCGAATACGTCATTGGCAAAACGCATTTCGCCGGCCACTTCAAACTGATTAAAGGCCTCGGGTTTGGCCTTAAGATCGACCTTTTGCCATTGTGCAATGTCTTTTACTGAATCGCCGGACAGCTTCAGTGCGCCGCTAAAGACTTGGCCCTGCTGCGCAATCAGACCATCAAAGGTCATATTAACCAGGCGAGATTCCAGCGTCTGTGAAAAACTAAAGTCTTTGCTTTCTATGGCCTTAGCTGGCGTATCAACGGCCATTTTGAGGGCAAATGTTTCTCCCTGAAAGGTCACCTTGCCATCCAGCTCCAGCGCCTTATACAAAGAAGGCAGCGTGATAGTCAGTGCCAAGTCGGAAACTGTATGACGTGCCCCTGAGGTGGCATCTGCATAGATCAGCTCGCCGCCATAAATGGCCACCTCACCCAGCGCAATGTCAAACCCCTGTGGCAATGACACCGGGCCCGATGCAGGCTTGGCCTGCTCAGCAGGCTGTTCTGGCGCTGCGCCCTTGCCCAACGCCAGTACCCAGTTGGCCTGGCCTGCGGCATTTTTCTCCAGCAGAATTTTCGGGTTGCGGATCACAAACTGCTCCAGCTGAAACTCACCGGAAAACAGCGACACCCAGGGAATATGCACGGCCAGCTGGTCCATGGTCAACATATGTGGCTGACTGCCGCCCGGCATATTCTCAAAGCGCACATCATTAAGGGTAATATTCAGGCGCGGCAGAATACTGAGCTCACTGTCGCCTGCGATTTGCAACTTGCGCCCGGTATTCGCTTCAACCTGCTGCTCCAGCTGCGCAATGATGGTCGAAGTCGGGATCAGCATTGGCGCCACCACAACAGTAATCACCAGTAACAGCACCAGAGCACCGACCAGTTTGAGTACGCGTTTCATAACTCTTCCTTTATAAATGATCTATGACTCATTCTATGATAGCGATTTGGTTGATAAATTCACCTTCAGCCCGGAAGATTTTTCAATCCGCCCTATCTCGCATTGCACTTGTGGGAGATCCCGGTATGATCCACGCCCTTGTCAGTTTTGCCGACCTTTCGCTAAACTGAATAGTCTGAATTTAACCCTCTAGTTGGAGAACCGCTGCGACATGAAGAAGCTGCTCATTTCACCGTCGAATATGGCTTTGGGCGAACAAGAAAGTCAGATCTACCAGAACATCCTGAAACAGGCGACCGAGATCAGCCTTAACCTGATGGCCGTCAAGGTCGAAAATCATCCGGAAGACTTTCTGGGGTGGTGCTATGAGTTACTGGACGTAGCCAAAAACCGCATTAATTTTGAACTGCTTGACGATCACCAGTTGCCTATCGTGAAGAAGCTTCAGGATATGCTGATCAGTGCCATCAGCTTTTTGCAGCTAAAAACCTTACGTATTGCGCCGTGGCCGGTGATCTGCGAATTCATTCGTCAACGTGAGACCGAGCTGGCACTGGACGAGCAGCTGAAGCTGATTGACTACCTGGCTCCGCTGCGCGCCACACCGTTACAAGAGATGATCAGCGAAGACCGCCTGGCGTTCAGTGGCAAACATGCCGCCAGTCTGGATACCGGTGTATATCAGTTCGATGTCGAATGGTTTGCCTCAACCAAAAGTGCCAAAGGGTTCCACCAGTTACTCGCCGACTTACCTGGTGAGTTCGATACGGCACTGGCTCATATCCCACTGGAAGGCGAGGTTACTGCGCAGCATTACCAGGAGTTTGTCGTGGCTTACCTGATGGCATTCAGTCACAGCGATGAAAAACCCACTCTGGCGCCCGCCACTCGCCTGCTGGCGATGCGCCGCCCGGATGTGTTCACGCCGCTGGTCAACAGCAAGCTGGATCCCCTGTGTCAGGCACTGGGCATTGCAAAACTGACCAACCGGGACTTTGAGCGTTACTGGCAGGATGTTGTGGTCGCCATCAACAAGATGCCCTGGTTTGCAACGGGCAGCGCCGCTGACGAGCTTGAAACCAGGCTGAGTGCCATTAAAGCTTTACTGCCTTGCTTCTTCTATTATGCAGACAAAGACACGCCGCAAAGCTCCAACTATTACAAATTGCTTAATAAACCAAAGCGGACCACAAGCAGTGGCGGGACTAAAACCACGCGTCGCAGCAAAGAGTCGGCAGAAACTCTGGTTGACCGCGCTTTGAGTGATGAGAGCATCCCGGAGCATATCCGTGCTAAGCGCGACTCTATCATCGCTGAAGTCGAAAAAGGCCGCAGTGTCGATGAAACCATTTCACTGATGCGCGCCATCTTCGGTTAATCGCTCAGAGACGATTATCAGGCAGCCAACTATACTGCCTGATAATTGTGCAATTTCAGCTAGCTATGCACCAACGACGTGCATACTCGCCCCCACTTCAATCTACCCTAAACATCCAAAAAACAAAATATATCCATAAAAATCAAACCATTAAAATTTACATACGCATTTTTTCAAGGCTGGCTTAGCCATTGCAACCTCGTGCACGACAACAACTTTGTGCTCCAGAGGACGCTACATGAATAATAAATACTCACTTTTTTGTGCAATCTCACTGCTGTTCACCCACGCACAGGCATTCGCCGACAGCGCCGGCTCTGTCAGCGCCAATGTCGCCGCCAGCTCCAATTATTTCTGGCGCGGTATTACCCAATCGGATGATGGTGCCGCAGTCTCAGGCGGGCTGGATTACGACAGCGGCAAAGGCTTTTACATTGGCACCTGGGCATCCAACGTGGATTTTGGTGATGCCGCCAGCACCAGCTATGAACTGGATCTCTATGCAGGCTTCAGTGGCGAGTACAATCAGCTCAGTTACGACCTGGGCTATATCCATTATGCCTATCCGGATGCGGCTGGGGATATCGACTTTGGCGAGCTGTACGCCTCACTCGGCTGGCAATTTTTCACCGTGAAGCTTAGCCACCTGACCACAGCGCAGGATGACTCAACCAGCGAAGAAGATATGTTGTATCTGGAGCTCAATGCCGCGTTTGCGGTGTTTTCAGAATCTGAGTTGGGCCTGCATATCGGCCGCTCCAGTGGTGATACCGTTATGGAATGGACAGGTGAAGATGATAGCTATATGGATTATGGTGTCAGTTTAAGCACCGGAGGGCTCACCCTGGGGCTAGTCAAAACAGACCTTGATGCCGATGATGACATCAAGGCCTATGTGAGTTACGCGCTGGACTTTACGCTCTGAGCCCAGCAGCCACTCATTTAAGGCACACTATGGCCGGTCGATGCCTGCCAGATACGATACCATTGCTCGCGGGATAAGGTCAGCGTACGTGCCGCCACGGCCGTACGTACCCGCTCAATGTTACCGGTGCCCAGCACCACTGAGGGCTTGCTTGGGTGCATCAGCAACCAGGCATAGATCACCGCATCAATGCCGCTGGCACCTACTTCTTCTGCCACCTCATTCAGGCAAGCACGTAAACGCACCGCTTTATCATCTTGAGCCGCGAAGATACGCCCACCCGCCAGCGGTGACCACAGCATGGGGTGAATACGCAGCTGCTGACACTGATCTAAAGTGCCATCATCCAGGGCCTTGAGCTCATAAGGAGAAAACTCGATCTGGTTGGTGATCAGGTCAAAGTCTAAACGCGACTGCAGCAGGCTCAGCTGCGAAGGGGTGAAATTCGATACCCCAAAGTGCAGCACATCACCCTGTTGTTTGAGTGTGTTAAACGCCTCAGCCACTTCGTCGGCATCCATCAGATAGTCGGGACGGTGGATCAGCAAGGTATCGATGCGATCTGTGCCAAAGTGCTTTAAAGACTGCTGTACCGAGGCAATGATATGAGCTTTACTTGAGTCATAGTGATTAGCTTTGCCCGCCAGTCCCTTACTTGCCAGAGCCGGACGAATGCCGCATTTGGTGATGATACGGATCTGCTCACGGACCGACGGCTCTAATGCCAACGCACGACCAAAAGCCGCTTCGCATTCATACTGTCCATAGATATCGGCGTGATCGGTGTCACGTATACCCAGCTCTGTCAGTTGCTTTACAAACTCTAAAGTCTGAGCCGGGCTGTGCTGCCAGTCCAGTAAACGCCAGAACCCGGCGACCAGATCGCCCATTACCTTGTGTGTCATAAAATCGTGCCTATGGTTGAACTTACTCGTTTTGCTTTCTCTGTGGCCAGTTCACAGCTTTCATCACGCGCCAGTGCAACCCCCATGCGGCGCCGACCTGCCACTTCAGGTTTGCCAAACAAACGTAAATCGGTGTCGGCTTCACAAAGGGCCTCGGCGACCTGAGTAAAACTCAGTTGCTGTGACATGCCGTCGACCAGTATAACACTGGATGCCGACGGGCCGTGACACTGAATATTAGGAATAGGCAATCCCAAAATGGCCCGCACATGCAGGGCAAATTCACTCAGGTCCTGAGAGATCAGGGTCACCATGCCGGTGTCATGAGGACGCGGCGACACTTCGCTGAAATACACCTCATCGTTTTTAATAAACAGCTCAACCCCGAACAAGCCCCGGCCACCCAGCGCTTCGGTGATCTGCTCGGCCATGGCTTTGGCGCGCGATAAGGCCAGCTCAGACATGGCTTGCGGCTGCCAGCTTTGCTGATAGTCACCATCCTGTTGGAC
The Pseudoalteromonas viridis DNA segment above includes these coding regions:
- a CDS encoding TorF family putative porin, encoding MNNKYSLFCAISLLFTHAQAFADSAGSVSANVAASSNYFWRGITQSDDGAAVSGGLDYDSGKGFYIGTWASNVDFGDAASTSYELDLYAGFSGEYNQLSYDLGYIHYAYPDAAGDIDFGELYASLGWQFFTVKLSHLTTAQDDSTSEEDMLYLELNAAFAVFSESELGLHIGRSSGDTVMEWTGEDDSYMDYGVSLSTGGLTLGLVKTDLDADDDIKAYVSYALDFTL
- a CDS encoding aldo/keto reductase; translated protein: MTHKVMGDLVAGFWRLLDWQHSPAQTLEFVKQLTELGIRDTDHADIYGQYECEAAFGRALALEPSVREQIRIITKCGIRPALASKGLAGKANHYDSSKAHIIASVQQSLKHFGTDRIDTLLIHRPDYLMDADEVAEAFNTLKQQGDVLHFGVSNFTPSQLSLLQSRLDFDLITNQIEFSPYELKALDDGTLDQCQQLRIHPMLWSPLAGGRIFAAQDDKAVRLRACLNEVAEEVGASGIDAVIYAWLLMHPSKPSVVLGTGNIERVRTAVAARTLTLSREQWYRIWQASTGHSVP
- a CDS encoding polysaccharide deacetylase family protein; the encoded protein is MTKIITLLTLLSCTVALPLVQADTQSDLDKRAGDAFYYPYGARNAVSLTFDDARVSQLDVAVPILNKHGVRGTFYVMPDPVRERLNDWRKVVAAGHELGNHTQSHLCTGNFAWLRAQGKGLEQVDLDWLEQDILKTSRFLKTQLGVTAQSFAYPCGNTFVGRGTQVKSYVPLIAKHFSSGRTWLDETANNPTYLDFAQLTGIRMDGMRFEELKTMIEALREDNKWIILAGHDVGENGLYSVDAEVLSQLIHYLKEPKNGFWLETVDKVSHYIKMHRKQPE
- a CDS encoding AsmA family protein — encoded protein: MKRVLKLVGALVLLLVITVVVAPMLIPTSTIIAQLEQQVEANTGRKLQIAGDSELSILPRLNITLNDVRFENMPGGSQPHMLTMDQLAVHIPWVSLFSGEFQLEQFVIRNPKILLEKNAAGQANWVLALGKGAAPEQPAEQAKPASGPVSLPQGFDIALGEVAIYGGELIYADATSGARHTVSDLALTITLPSLYKALELDGKVTFQGETFALKMAVDTPAKAIESKDFSFSQTLESRLVNMTFDGLIAQQGQVFSGALKLSGDSVKDIAQWQKVDLKAKPEAFNQFEVAGEMRFANDVFALQSLTAKLDKLDIQGRSEIKLGERLHVDANVDLGMLDLNPYLPEPVEAPEQPESAPGEPQPIVWDDSEIDLSALNMLDANVVIRSSGLRAREIKLGENQFSVALNKGKAKLSMDKFAAYEGSGKGVVHVNAAAKPYQITTNFALNSINAEPLLTDAIGFDKVLGKGSLNWDLETRGVSQKQFVSALAGELAFEFKDGGVKGANLAEMVRKGKEMLKGDFSSVSEGLNADFDPNQKTDFSALTGSFQFLNGVGRNRDLNLASPLIRITGEGEVDLPKTYVNYRVVTGIVDTIEGQQSQDDSTGFKVPVRIKGPFHKVETKLDLSGAAKDKAKDAVKDKLKDKLKGFFGG